GTGACTTCTCTCAGAGCTCCGGCTGCCTAGAATACAATGGAGGTGGGTTGCAAATCCAGGCGAAAACCAAGCATTGAGCTTGTTAGTGTGTCGGCGGCAACGACGTCCGTAGATGTCGTATCCCTCCTTGGAGGTGTCGTCATCTATCTGTCGCACATGCTGACCTCATGTCTTGTGACTTCGGGTGAAAACCTTAGATCGGGCCATGCCGGATTGGATGGCGGTGTTGCCCTCGACATCACTACCTCCCTCGAGGCGTCATTTGTGGAGTGCTTGATGACTTTTATCAAGGAGTGTCATGTTGTTGGGGGAGCTTGGATGGTGGTGTTTCCGGCGGAGGAATTGATTGGGCATGTGTTGGGTTGGACCGTTGGAGGTGGAGTGGCGTCATATATACCGCGTTGACGACAGCGGATCTTGACAACATGGTGCAGAGGAGTTGCGGCGACGGTTGCGACTTCATGAAGAGCGCTGGCGGTGGCACGGTATGGCGGCATGGCAGCGTCATCATCGGTAAGGCCTAGAAAGGCCAATGCATGGATCGCTCCTAAAACTGGGACGGTAGAAGATGGCAGTGGCGAATTCTGGAACGTGCGCCGGCAGGTTGATCAAGCGCAGCACACGCGTAGTTGGGTTTAtcattttttttttctttgtctATAACTAATTATCTGTCACCGTCTCATCGATATTTTTTAAAAAAGGGTTGATCACACCCTCTACGTCATCATAATACACTTATACACACAACCATATCGTCCACCTCAAGGCTATTTTAGGTTATGTAATTAATCCATTCATGGGTTGTAGCTCCATCAAAAGAtgagttcgtcgatagtataacACAATTTACCATAAACGTCCATGTCGACCAGCCACTATCCTTCGAACCGTACGTCCATTTGCCGGTCGTGGAAGATCAACGCCGGCCGGTGAAGGAGCGCCGACGCTGTGGACCGCTGGCCGATGAAGATGCGCCGCTTACCTGCTCGTCGGTGCCGATGCGCGTCAGCTGGAAAGTTTGAACGGAGGGGGAATGGTGGCGGGAGTTGGGGTGGTGAGGGAGGGGGCTAAATAGAGGTGGACTCGGCGGGAGGTGAGCCGAAATCCTCCCGCCGATTTTTGGCCGACGCGGGCGAGCTCGCGACATCTCCCTGGTCGCACGAGGAGAGATGCGCGTCGCCCTCCCCTACCTTGCCCGAGCCAGGCTCGCGAGCTACTGCCGATTCGGGCGTTTCCCCTGCGCCTGGCCTGAACGTGCTTTAAGTTTCGTGCGATGCGGGCCGCACAGTAAACGCAGGCAAGCAAACGGGCCAAGTTCTTCCCGCGCGGGCCAGGCTGGGCCATATgtaggcaaccaaacacgcccataGAGTGATTGGGGAAGAGAAGATGAATATGACATGTGGACCCGTGAAGCCAGTGACATTAGAGTGTGATCCCGTCCAGGATAGTTGGTTTCCTAGCGTCAAACTGGTCTAGACAGATTCAGGGTTGAGATTGACCGGGATCAATGAATACAGGGTACAAACTTCAGGGATTTGAAGGTAAGGGTTTGTTTGCTACCAATTCTACAACCTTATAGTTTAAAACAGACTTTACTCGTCAGAAGTGAGAGTAGCTCAAGGCGGAGTTTATATACATGTATGTGAGTGTCAATCGAGTTTAAGAAAAAAACTATCTCAAAACGGAGTGATTGTGTTTGGCCGTGGGTCGTGGTTTTGTTGGCGGAGGCATGTGCAGAGTCATCGCCTGGGGCGGCAACAACACGATGATGTGGAGGGTACGGCGGTGCGGTGGTTGCCGGCGGCGACGGCAGGTGTGGTCGATCGGGCGGGCTGGCGGTTGAGGTTGAACATACATAGTGGTCATTGGATCACCATCCAACGGCCCAAAATTTGATTGATGCAAAAGATTTTTTTTTCAGACGCCTGACCTGACTAATACGTGAATGTGCTCACATACTACAATAAATATTCTCTTCACTACAAACTCAAAGCTATGTTTTGTTTATTTATACTAATAAGTACTACTTGGATCCTCTAAAATGCAACTTCGAGTGTACATGCCCCAGAGCATGCAGCAGCTAGCTAGCTTTGCGCGGCGCGGTCAGGTGAACTTGGCCAGCTCGGTAAGGAAGGCGCCGCGGTGCTCCTCCTTGACGAAGCGCGACAGCATGTTTGCCCCGTCCTTGTCCCTGCACGGCAGGCACGCCACACAGGCCGGCACCGACCGCGGCCCCACGTGGCCCATCACCCTCGCCGGCGTCCCGCCGCCAAAGTCCGTCGCCTCGAAGCCCAGGTTCCGCCAGCTCGTCACGAACAGCGCATTGTACCCGAACAGCGTCTCCATGCCTGGCACGCCTTCTACTTCTTCTCCGGCCAAGGTGCCAGGTACCTGATCCTTGCCGCTCCTGATCAGCTTAACGAGGTCTTTCATGTCCCCTTGTGCCGCCTCACGGATCGTCGGTGGCGGGGCGACTACGTGCGTCGTGACGCAGTTGCTGTAGTAGCCGTCCCCGGCGCCGACGTGCCTGCGCGCGTTCGCCGCGAAGACGAGAGGCGCCGCGCTGTCCGGGTCGCCGTCGGGCATGATGGCGCGGGAGCGACACTGCCACAGGACAGCCGTGGCCGCCTCGAATACGGTGCACGGCGCGCCTAGCTCGTCGCCGATTTTCGCTTTGATGCGGCCGATGGTGCTCATCGGCACGGTGATGTCGAGGTAGGGGTAATCCTGGGGCTCCAGCTGGCCAAGCATGGCCTTCACTATAGAGGCGGCCAACGGCGGGAAGTCCGGCATGAACTGGTCGGCGCAGGTGACCGGGGAGACGGACGGCCGAGCCAGCCCGCGCGCGAGCTCGCCCACTGCCCGCAGGAGCAGTGCGATCCCCGTGCCGTCGGCGACGACGTGGTTCCACGTGACACCGAGGACGAACGCGCCGCAGGAGAACTCGGTCACCTGCATGAGCAGCAAGGGGTCGGTCACGCGGCACCTGGCCTCCGGGTAGTCGACGGCGAGGTCTTTAAGCAGCCCCGCGAACGGCGGGTCGAAGACCTTGACGTCCTCTAAGGCGCGGCTGGCCGTCGCGGCCACGAACTCCACGCCCTCGCCGGTGCATGCGATGTAGAGCTCGCTGCCGTTGTCTCCCACGACGACGCGGCCGGCGATGAGCCGGAAGTGGTCCAGAGCTCGAGACAGCGCCCTCTTTATGGTCTCGGCGGGCTCGTGGATGGCGCCGTCGAAGACGTGGAACGACGAGAACGCGGAGAAGGCGAGAGCCTTGTCGAAGGAGGAGACTTTGATGTGGTCGGGCGTCGTCGGCGTCGACTGCTCCGTCGACGGGCGGACCAGCAACGGCCTAGACTTGGTTACGATTACGCTCATTTTCCAATAGGAATCTCAAAACTAAGTGGCAACGACTCTAGGCATTTTTGGCTGGCTTATATGCAAGGTCGTGTCTACTTAACTTGTTGTCACTATCTTCAGTGACTGTATGGTTCCAATGTAAAAGCTGATGGTTTGTTATATGGGGTTGTCCAGTCCCGCTACGTGGGTGATTCCTGACCACTGTAAATATTATGGGTAAGTAATGAAAAGGCTATTTGTTGAGGAAAATGCCAACGGTGACCGACCACCATGGTGGATGATTTCAAAATACAAATTTTCACAAAGCGAAAATTTTAGATTTTTTTaacacacatacacatgtatatgaCGTATACGCAAAATTTCATAACATTATATTTTCACACGTGGCGTACACAAAAAAAGATAAAATACGTATTTCTGAATGGGCCGGGATTTTATGTTATTGGGCCAGAATATTTTTTTTGTACAGCCTACAGGTAGCAACTTTTTCAAACGAATTTCCGCACATTCATGCGTAACACATATATGTTTCCACGGATTTTTTTTTATTTCCTTGAAACTTTTAAATGTGCTTTCTTATTTTTTGAAAATACCATCCACTATGGTGGTCGAGTACCAAAGGTCCGCACTCTATTTGTTGTCACTATCTTAAACTCAGCTCTAGGCTTTTCGCTGTGACTATTATTCCTTGATCGAGCAAGAAATAAGAAAAATCCTGCGGTAGACAAATACTCAAAGGACTGAATTTCCTTTTCAGATCATTATTTTTTTTTTTTTATTAATAAATGAGAACATAAATTAAAAGAACTCGACAAAGTAAAACAaatgcaaaaacataaattattCGAAAGAAGAATGAATTAAGAACACTCATACTATAATGCAATTTTCGAAGAACAGTATGGTTTGCATAAAAGCTGATGTGCCTTTATTTGGGGTCGTTGTTCCATCATGCGTGATGTGGGCAGTTCAAGATCATTGTAAACATTTTGGCTAAGTACCATTGGCAAAGTTATGAAAAACAATTTGTTGTCACCCTCTTAAGCTCATCTCTAGGCTTTTCAGGTGTGACCATTGCTCAATCCATTGACAAATAAGGAAAATTCTGGTGCCTGCTTATAGTCAAGggatttattttcttttctgatggtcaccttttctttttcttaGAAAACATTCTTGTCGAAAAGGCAGCCCTTAAAAGTAATTAAGACTTTCCATCAAAAAAAATTGAAGACTGAAGAGATTATGTGGAAAGTTAGATACCCTAAAACTGCTACTTCATACACTTCCCTCTCTCCATTGACTATTAGCCATTTAGTGATACACTTATATATCCATTTTGTGTGGAAATTAGTATTGGTTAAACTGTTATTGTGAGCTAGCATGTAGTCTATCTCCAATGCACCTGTTTAACCCACTtttctccatctccatctccactACTATTAAACGAGTGAGTTGAGGCAGAAACATTGGATCTCGGTCACATATCCACATATTACTAATTAATTTTAATCACCTTCACAACACCTTAAGTAGGAATTATTGCACCTTAATTACGCCTTATAAGAAAACAAATCGTCACACTATATACCACGTAATTGAAAAAACACATTAGCCAAAAATCACGCGTCACGCCTCTCCCACCACCGTAGCTCCACGTGCAAAACTGCCTCCACTAACGTGAAAAAGAACTTCAAGTGCACCGTCTCCCCATTCTAACTTCGCCACCCACAAACCTGCGCTGGTGCCCCGCGCCTGCCCGGCTCTCTCCCATTGCATGTCGCTCCTCACTCGACCTCACGTACCATTCATCGACGGCCCTCCGCTCCTGTCGCACCCATCGACGCACTCCTAGCCACGATCGGACACACCATCTCTCATGTCTACGCCTGCCCGACTCACAACACCTGCTGCTCCGCCATATCCAAAAACAACAGAAAATAGTAACTGGCATTGAGCACTGGATTAAAAGATTAGTtcagaaaaataataaaaaataatttTAAATTAATGCCAAAAGTATGCTAATTTAATATAAATATGGCAACAATAAAAATTTATACATAAATTTGAGACGTATCGCAGGCCCACCAATACACACATCGAAACTCATCAATCCGGTGAGGACGCATTCATGCTACCGCTCCAGCACGCCACCTGAGGGGCCAAATCCGTCTATTTAAGCCAAACGGCGATCCTCAACCCTAACCACTCCTATTTTCACCCTCTCCCTCCCATCCGTGCCACCACTCCCAATACGctcctagcttgccttccactccCAATCTGCTCCGAGCTCATCGTCCAGTTGAAAATAATGTTCACGCACTTAAAAAATTGTACGTGGCACTAAAAAAAATGCTTACACAATGTAAGAATTTTTTAGTGGAATTAAAAAGCATACCCTTAGAAAAAGCATGttaaaatttaaaaatattcacatATTTCAAataatatgttcatgattttttttaaaaattgtAAAATGTACGAAATTGTTTGTGTAGCTATAAAAACATCTTACTATTCAGAAAATTGTTTCAATGTATATCGGAAAAATGTTTAACGCCtattcataaaaatgtccaaaaatATGTACATAAATAAAGATTCagatgtatatgaaaaatgtacaATATCTGTAGATATCCAAACATATATTTGAAATAATATAAATTATGTATTTGAAATATATGAAATGTGTATAGAAAATGTTCCATATTTTTATGGAAAATGTACAATGTGCATGAAAAAAGTAGACATGTGTTGAAAAAAGGAGAAACCATGGAAATCAAAGAAAAAGTAAAACTAAGGAACCAAAAATAAACAGAAGAAAACCTATGCAAGCAGTGCAAAccccataaaaaggaaaaacATATAGAAATAAAACTCACACGAAACTACAGTGTTGGGCCGGTCCAATAGGCAAGGACGAGTTAAGTTTTACAGCGGGCAAGAAATGGCCTTAGAGGTATAATGACGTATTGCAACCACAGATAGACAACCTGAAAATAATGGCCCAACGGGCCAGGAACGATTGGCCTTATTTCATTATTATTTTTTCATAATGATCATTGTACAAGTCACGTACATACCGACCTGCCAAAACTGAAAAAAAAACATGACTTTAGCCTTTGCACATCTGATCACCAGCCAAGAAATAGAAATACAAAGAAGATTGAAGAATCATCTGAGTTTGACCCCAACGCCCGTCATATGTCTCTCTCTGGCACAACCACAGTAGCCACTAAAGGAAAAAAATGAGGGATGACCTCCACAACTCAACATGCACCCTAGTATTATATTTGGTATATTCAATAAATAGTTTACACCTAtaaaataatactccctccgtcccataatataagagcgtttttgacactacactagcgtaaaaacgatcttatattatgggacggagtgAGTACAATACAATGAATTGCATGTATTTTCAATTTTTGTCTACATATTATTGATTTAAACATCCATATTCCATAAGATATTATCAATTAAAATATATCTTTAacttaaaaaaataaaatatatcTGAACCAATTCCCGTAGTAACATGCTTCCCGAAAATGAAAAGACACAATCTATACTTCCGTGAGAAGCACAGTCTCTGCTTCCTCAAAAAAGTGAAAAGCACAACGGCTTTTGTTttatgtttttcttttcttcagttttttgtaaaaaaaaatcAGGTTTTCTTTTTTTCTAATTTATTTTTTTTTGTCAAAAAAGTCATCGAAACTTATTAACATCAGATATagtttttttttgcgagaaaataCGAGAtatagtttcgaagatctcgacACGAGAAACTGAATAGTGAAAAAGGTTCCTGATTTGAACACGTGGTTCAAGAGATTAAATGTTTAAAAATGAATACACGAAAATGGACAAAACTCCTAGGTTGCCACAAGTGACGCACATGCAGTGCGCCACTTGTCTAGAAGGTGTGAGTGACGTTTGTGAGGAATACCCTCTAACTAGCGATTTCcgatatatatataatatattgCTCGTAGTGCCTGAAAGTCGTGGTACCTCGGGTTCGGCCCACTTCTGTACTCCAGCCCAGCATCGTAGGGGCCAATCATGCGTCAAACATCGTCTCAAAAAAAAAAGTGGTACTACACACTGCCAAAAAAAGAGGATAAATAGGGTCACAAAACTTACGCGGATGGTCAGTTTGGTCCATAGACCTAGAGAATTGGGTATCTCCTTTCCATTGTCTATGTATAAACTATAGAGACACGTAGAGCACACACTGCGTACGAATGAATGATGAATCAATCAAGAAACATGGTGCAGAACGGATTCCGCCGCCTGACCGAGGAAGTGCAGGACTGCGAGAGCGGAGACCGGCACGCCGGCGAACAGCAGCGCGGCTACGGCCGCAGCGACGCCAGGCCTGGTGCCCATGGCCAGCAGCTGCAGCGCTCCGGCGAGCGCGGACACGTCGGAGACGTAGGCCGGGTAGTAGCGCTTCTCCCAGTCCGCCCATCCCGCCGGCGCCTCGTAGTTGGTCTCGGCCATCCGCGCCTCTCGGATCCTCCGCCGGAGCACCGCCATGCCCTCGTCCACCAGCGCGCCACCGTAGTGGTCCTGCCCGAAAGCGCCGCAGCGCCTCGTCCTCGGTCGCAGCGCCAGCAGACCGTGGCATGGCTCCGCCTGCGGCCTCCTCGGTCGCAGCACTGGACCGTGGCGCGGCGGCGACCCGTAGAGCTGGCGCCCAAGCCCGGAGGATGCCGGCCGCACCGTCGCCGGTAAGGAGAGGGCAGACGACATCGATGGAATCGAATTggttgaagaatgaaaggaacgTGTGATCTCTCGCACAAGAAGATGAGACACCAAGAAAGAGACGGAGGGAGCTAGGAGCAGGAAGCAATGGAGGTGAGTAATGAATAATGGCGAGAGATGCAGGTCGAGTGGGTGTTGCGTCTTATAGGTAGTGGTACAGAGAATTCACGCGGTTTCATGGACGGTTATCCTTGGCGGGTTTTGTCCGGTGATTTGGAATCTCGTTGTTTAATTGTGGTAATCACGTAGCTAGCTCGTTAAGCAACAACACGGCAACCACGAAGGATTCCAACTAACACCTGCCTGCCTACCGCGCACCTCTCAGTTTCATCGATTAAATGATCAATCATCGATGAGTTGAACTGGTAGGGCCTCGATAATTAAAAAGAGTATATATCATTTTGATATGAGTTGAACTGGTAGTGCCTCGACACCCTGGGGCCTGGGCGGCGGGATAATAATTTTAAGAAAAAAGTCCAAGCAACATGTTCTCTGGATGGGTATATACACTTACTAAATTAATTTGTATGATCAACGACGCCGGTCTTCCGCAATGGATTTCGGACTTCATATAGAGTAAGATTGATTATTTTTTTTCCTTTATCACTTTCTGTTGGAAGGAACGCCGTTGACCGGACATGCTGAATACACcaacttttttttttttgcatcgaCCTGAATTCTAAATTTCATTGACTAAGAATACATGCGCAGATGATCATAATCATCGCATACGTCACCAACGTATAGGGCCTGTCGAGTCGCAACACTTGGGTTGAACTATTCTGTCATTTTCTTCACCCTAGTTTATTGGTCTCTTCGTATTTTATGTCAAAATTTGACCATATATTTAACTATCAAAATATTAATACATGTCATCAAAAAATATATCGTTGGATTTATATTTAAACGTAGTTTTTGACAATATTATTTTTTTTATGTATAACTTatattttattaattaaaatcATAGTCAAAATATGACCCTAGATACGGGTGAgactaataaaccaggacggaggtacagGGTACCTCGAATTTAATTAAATCATAGTTCATCCAAGTATCCTACAAGTACAGTAGTACCTCGAATTTAATTAAATCATAATTCATCCAAGTATCCTACTAGAAAAGGCTAATTAGTTCATTCATCCATGCATTGCAAAGTACGCTCTCTATAACAAAATGTACCACGACGTTTTTTATGCCCTATGCAAAATCAAAAACATCTTACATTTTGATATAGAGGGAGAG
The Aegilops tauschii subsp. strangulata cultivar AL8/78 chromosome 3, Aet v6.0, whole genome shotgun sequence genome window above contains:
- the LOC109777518 gene encoding acyl transferase 15 — its product is MSVIVTKSRPLLVRPSTEQSTPTTPDHIKVSSFDKALAFSAFSSFHVFDGAIHEPAETIKRALSRALDHFRLIAGRVVVGDNGSELYIACTGEGVEFVAATASRALEDVKVFDPPFAGLLKDLAVDYPEARCRVTDPLLLMQVTEFSCGAFVLGVTWNHVVADGTGIALLLRAVGELARGLARPSVSPVTCADQFMPDFPPLAASIVKAMLGQLEPQDYPYLDITVPMSTIGRIKAKIGDELGAPCTVFEAATAVLWQCRSRAIMPDGDPDSAAPLVFAANARRHVGAGDGYYSNCVTTHVVAPPPTIREAAQGDMKDLVKLIRSGKDQVPGTLAGEEVEGVPGMETLFGYNALFVTSWRNLGFEATDFGGGTPARVMGHVGPRSVPACVACLPCRDKDGANMLSRFVKEEHRGAFLTELAKFT
- the LOC109777527 gene encoding uncharacterized protein, translated to MSSALSLPATVRPASSGLGRQLYGSPPRHGPVLRPRRPQAEPCHGLLALRPRTRRCGAFGQDHYGGALVDEGMAVLRRRIREARMAETNYEAPAGWADWEKRYYPAYVSDVSALAGALQLLAMGTRPGVAAAVAALLFAGVPVSALAVLHFLGQAAESVLHHVS